Proteins from one Plasmodium cynomolgi strain B DNA, chromosome 10, whole genome shotgun sequence genomic window:
- a CDS encoding hypothetical protein (putative) has translation MLFTKERHRHVVVATIFCHIIALLLFSGDETIHWCRRGCDLLQRTRNGRVLQEGQVGSLPNELHNYSKTNLKIPSFAQMKLKDSHDRKIRRGGVTPEGNYHIPNCEDTDASSNFLKKFYRSIKALVGITSHDTSWCLKYEKFRRFKQHFAYMVQSNLSVGKTRVCLIDTGVDLQDKNYDGGSPSWAYPKGRGTQYDGINTERCNEKNYDSCQSSDVDDVDMHGTFIANTVIRRDLLIKRGTYKRGVELIVCKAFGDTEKTNSNLMPLIKCLEYCKERDAKVIHVGYNVQEESEKLVEVMKDLEQAQIVVVSPSLQVYAAERGEAHAKKENGEEPSTHKMYPSSFADTFENVFSVGALRNSPQGGLVPILDNANLPTGEKQKREQLHKRENTTLFSLSYGKVFPFGRSPSSMVEDGQGYASADFVNTLVMIFNVNPELSVKRMRLILERSIVRRSELKGLSKWGGYIDLFKVIGATLKERNQLCKTFFRELSGGGLPT, from the exons ATGCTCTTTACAAAGGAAAGGCACCGACATGTAGTGGTTGCTACGATTTTTTGTCACATCATTGCATTGTTACTGTTTAGTGGAGATGAAACAATCCACTGGTGTAGAAGAGGATGTGATCTTCTTCAGCGAACTAGGAATGGGAGAGTCCTTCAGGAGGGTCAAGTTGGCAGTTTACCAAATGAATTACACAATTATAGTaaaacgaatttgaaaattcCAAGTTTTGCTCAGATGAAACTGAAAGACAGTCACGATAGGAAGATCAGGAGAGGGGGGGTCACTCCGGAGGGGAATTACCACATCCCTAATTGCGAAGACACAGATGCaagttcaaattttttaaaaaaattctataGGTCAATTAAAGCCCTCGTAGGAATTACATCACATGATACAAGCTGGTGTTTAAAGTATGAGAAGTTCAGAAGGTTTAAACAGCACTTTGCATACATGGTACAGAGTAACCTATCCGTTGGGAAGACGCGCGTTTGCCTAATTGACACAGGAGTTGATCTGCAGGATAAG AATTATGATGGGGGTTCCCCAAGTTGGGCATATCCAAAGGGGAGAGGCACCCAGTATGATGGAATAAACACTGAAAGGTGTAacgagaaaaattatgacagCTGCCAATCCAGCGATGTCGATGACGTAGACATGCATGGGACGTTTATCGCCAACACTGTAATTAGGAGGGATTTATTGATAAAGAGAGGAACATATAAAAGGGGCGTCGAACTTATTGTGTGCAAAGCGTTTGGCGACACGGAGAAGACGAACTCGAATTTGATGCCGCTCATCAAATGTTTGGAATATTGCAAAGAGAGGGATGCCAAAGTGATCCATGTCGGGTATAATGTGCAAGAGGAGAGCGAAAAATTGGTGGAGGTGATGAAGGATTTGGAGCAGGCCCAAATTGTTGTGGTGTCCCCATCTCTGCAGGTATATGCTGCTGAACGGGGGGAGGCacacgcaaaaaaggagaatggAGAGGAGCCTTCAACACATAAAATGTACCCCTCGTCGTTCGCGGACACTTTTGAAAACGTCTTTTCCGTAGGTGCGCTGCGGAACTCTCCCCAGGGAGGGCTGGTCCCCATTTTGGATAACGCCAACCTACcaacgggggaaaaacaaaaaagggagcaattACATAAGAGGGAAAATACAACTCTGTTTAGCTTGTCATATGGTAaggtttttccatttgggagGAGCCCCTCCTCGATGGTGGAAGATGGACAAGGGTATGCATCGGCCGATTTTGTAAACACCCTCGTGATGATTTTTAATGTTAACCCTGAGTTGTCTGTGAAGAGAATGAGGCTCATTTTGGAAAGATCCATCGTGCGGAGGAGTGAACTGAAGGGGCTGTCCAAGTGGGGTGGCTATATCGACCTCTTCAAGGTGATTGGCGCGACGTTAAAGGAGAGGAATCAACTTTGTAAAACGTTTTTTCGAGAGTTGTCCGGAGGTGGGTTGCCCACAG
- a CDS encoding subtilisin-like serine protease (putative): MVDKGGIVDVGDMADKGGIVDVGGLYAIRAIGGEAPARSGTNLRSHAGSNGTFQLNNQMAFKNFLSRLQSNYKGTNIINGYDQTKMKEGTEMSEPHEQNDNYVSLFEALKTLEEKNILVVSSSGNCCPTTESMNTFPECNLDVKKVYPTAYSLNLRNLITVSNMIQQENGQVILSPDSCYSANYVHLAAPGDDIISTFPRNKYAISSGSSFSAAVVTGLAALVLSINARLSYEEVIDLLRGSIVQTESLRSKVKWGGFLDVRHLVSSTIALSRGEAEAARE; encoded by the exons ATGGTTGACAAGGGTGGTATCGTTGACGTTGGTGACATGGCTGACAAGGGTGGCATCGTTGACGTGGGTGGCCTTTATGCGATCCGCGCGATTGGCGGAGAGGCCCCTGCTAGGAGCGGAACCAACCTACGGAGCCACGCTGGCAGCAACGGTACCTTTCAGCTGAACAACCAAATGGCGtttaagaattttttgaGCAGACTTCAAAGCAACTACAAGGGGACGAATATTATTAATGGGTACGACCAAACGAAGATGAAGGAGGGCACGGAGATGTCGGAGCCTCACGAGCAGAACGAC AATTACGTATCGTTATTTGAGGCTTTGAAGACTctcgaggaaaaaaacatccttGTCGTTTCATCATCAGGCAACTGCTGCCCCACAACGGAATCCATGAACACATTTCCTGAGTGTAATTTAGACGTAAAGAAGGTATACCCTACGGCTTACTCTCTAAACCTACGTAACCTTATCACCGTTTCGAATATGATTCAGCAAGAAAATGGACAAGTGATTCTATCTCCAGATTCTTGTTACAGTGCCAACTATGTTCACTTAGCTGCTCCGGGAGACGATATAATATCCACCTTCCCACGGAATAAGTATGCAATTAGCAGCGGTTCGTCTTTCTCCGCTGCCGTGGTTACTGGTTTGGCTGCCCTGGTGTTGTCTATCAATGCTCGTTTGAGTTACGAGGAGGTGATTGACTTGCTGCGTGGCTCCATTGTGCAAACGGAGTCCCTCCGGAGTAAGGTGAAGTGGGGGGGCTTTCTGGACGTGCGCCACCTGGTTAGCTCGACCATCGCGCTTTCGCGCGGGGAGGCGGAAGCAGCCAGGGAGTGA
- a CDS encoding 60S ribosomal subunit protein L4/L1 (putative) has protein sequence MATVRPVANVYSTSNKKVVGEVEIPAVFQTPIRNDLIQEVFKNVSKNRRHPYAVKLGAGYETSAESWGTGRAVARIPRVPGGGTHRAGQGAFGNMCRGGGMFNPTKIWRRWGRKVNLKEKRYAVCSSIAASGVTSLVLARGHRISNIKEVPLVVSNDIESISKTKEALKFLITLGLKEEVNRLIKSKKIRAGKGKMRNRKYRMRNGPLIIYNKDSGVKKAFRNIPGVDLCKVSKLNLLKLAPGGSIGRLCIWSESAFKKLDIIYGRIYKKKITKKNYILPKSIMANSDIYRIISSEQVQGTLLARKRPCKKRLQNKNSLTNFAVRCRLNPAYKLLRSIAIRRMKKRLVEKKNNKKELRVKKKIEKKDLQKVNHAYYTSIANSMKRKKKKEEKKAKSKKDADKALLPTAGDE, from the coding sequence ATGGCGACCGTGAGACCCGTGGCAAACGTGTACAGCACGAGCAACAAGAAGGTCGTTGGCGAGGTGGAAATCCCGGCGGTGTTTCAAACTCCCATAAGAAATGATCTCATACAGGAAGTTTTCAAGAATGTATCGAAGAACAGGAGACACCCATACGCAGTCAAATTAGGAGCGGGGTATGAAACATCAGCTGAGTCATGGGGAACAGGTAGAGCAGTAGCAAGGATACCGAGAGTACCAGGAGGAGGAACACATAGAGCAGGACAAGGAGCATTTGGTAATATGTGCAGAGGTGGAGGTATGTTTAACCCAACAAAAATATGGAGAAGATGGGGAAGGAAAGTAAACCTTAAAGAAAAGCGTTACGCAGTTTGCTCATCCATTGCAGCTAGTGGGGTGACTTCATTAGTCCTAGCGAGAGGACATCGTATTTCGAACATCAAGGAAGTCCCACTAGTAGTTAGCAACGATATAGAATCTATTAGCAAAACGAAAGAAGCTCTCAAGTTTTTAATTACACTAGGATTGAAAGAAGAAGTGAACAGATTAATTaagtcaaaaaaaatcagagctggaaaaggaaaaatgagaaatagaaaatatcGAATGAGAAACGGTCCACTCATTATATACAACAAGGATTCAGGAGTTAAAAAAGCTTTCAGAAATATTCCTGGAGTTGATTTATGTAAAGTTAGCAAACTCAACTTGCTTAAGTTAGCTCCTGGTGGATCCATTGGTAGGCTGTGCATATGGAGTGAGagtgcatttaaaaaattggacatAATTTATGGTAGGATctacaagaagaaaattacaaaaaagaattacaTTTTACCCAAGTCGATTATGGCGAACTCTGATATTTATCGTATCATTAGCAGCGAACAAGTACAAGGAACCCTGTTGGCTAGGAAGAGACCTTGCAAGAAGAGATTACAGAACAAAAATTCTCTCACAAATTTTGCCGTTAGGTGTAGACTGAATCCAGCGTATAAGCTCCTCAGATCTATTGCCATCAggagaatgaagaaaaggttggtggagaagaagaacaacaaaaaggaactccgagtgaagaagaaaatcgAGAAGAAGGACCTGCAGAAGGTTAACCACGCCTACTACACTAGCATTGCCAACTCCATGAAAcgcaagaagaagaaggaggagaagaaggccaAGTCGAAGAAGGACGCCGACAAGGCCCTCCTACCCACGGCAGGCGATGAGTGA
- a CDS encoding hypothetical protein (putative): MSVNRINKILLCSKVELKSIGKVEFYASASNRVVSDFRAFFLPMLKYNNFSVEFSFHPADGKDEKVVLWPRNQDTHTLNLGLYRYSQLLYDRMVFLDRKFSE; encoded by the exons ATGAGTGTCAATCGTATTAACAAAATCCTGCTCTGTTCCAAAGTTGAGCTTAAGTCGATTGGAAAGGTGGAATTCTATGCGAGCGCGTCCAATCGGGTCGTGAG CGACTTCCGAGCCTTCTTCCTGCCCATGCTCAAGTACAACAATTTTAGCGTGGAGTTCTCCTTCCACCCCGCGGATGGAAAAGACGAGAAGGTGGTCCTATGGCCAA GAAACCAAGACACGCACACCCTGAACTTGGGGCTGTACAGGTACAGCCAGCTGCTGTACGACCGCATGGTTTTTCTGGACCGGAAGTTCTCGGAGTAG
- a CDS encoding rhomboid protease (putative): MGPEKAGNGNHGENSKSEAVSHVANSPKRLGAELPKKGEFKKAVPKKNILSDYRVNKGVLLSNEKLAKNADSSDREVASGGNKEDSDEESDLNITVGRGGGTRSKRDTTAAAGETATTAAITTTATAAKKGRNGPSDIKILVTNDEPLHTLPSGAVGRRAPLNPFSSPILGKYRRKNKNAKIKVKDPRLNNNPLVGRLVVCISSTAILFWIFFAEMIFNYNTFNGRCISKVLYPIYTESVMKKREPFFVFLGYGACEYNLEESASDRHFVGTSASDKGWPTNKVEENRDARGESSWDSVNTRVYNQLGGLNTNYIRNYGEIYRLFWSVYLHGGFMHIIFNVICQIQILWIIEPDWGFIRTLILFFTSGVTGNLLSAVCDPCGVTIGSSGALYGLIGALFTYYIEYWKTIPRPCCVVIFMLIVTIFGIFIGMFGYTDNYAHMGGCLGGILYGFATITTVSAADKCTLGERMLTSAPFSWFLSDETKELINAKAREKKIRGDNYRKKQIANKVHKNDALHVMMSLMKNRINEEGRPPCKMKLREWIVRITAASALIILWIVLFVYLLNETAYKSYTPMGQIKFTGVHTCFCCEVNKDKFPFISAEKFYWCFTNEEATKYYCGK, encoded by the coding sequence ATGGGGCCGGAGAAAGCGGGAAACGGGAATCATGGAGAAAATAGCAAGAGCGAGGCGGTCAGCCACGTGGCGAACTCGCCCAAGAGGCTGGGCGCAGAGCTccccaaaaagggagaattCAAAAAAGCGGTGCCAAAGAAAAATATCCTGAGTGATTACAGAGTAAACAAAGGGGTGCTCCTGTCGAACGAGAAGTTAGCGAAGAATGCGGACTCGTCCGACAGGGAGGTGGCATCCGGTGGCAACAAAGAAGACAGTGACGAGGAGAGTGACCTTAATATTACTGTTGGACGGGGCGGAGGCACTCGATCGAAAAGAGATACAACGGCTGCAGCCGGAGAAACCGCCACCACCGCCGCCATCACCACCACCGCCACCGCCGctaagaaaggaagaaacggcCCCAgtgacataaaaattttagtgaCGAACGATGAGCCTCTGCACACGCTGCCATCAGGAGCCGTGGGGAGAAGAGCTCCGCTGAATCCTTTTTCATCCCCCATCCTTGGAAAGtacaggagaaaaaataaaaatgctaaaATAAAAGTCAAAGACCCAAGGCTTAATAATAACCCACTGGTGGGGAGGTTAGTAGTGTGTATATCTTCAACAGCGATCCTGTTTTGGATCTTCTTCGCAGAAAtgatttttaattacaataCATTTAATGGGAGATGTATTTCGAAGGTACTATATCCTATTTACACAGAATCTgtgatgaagaaaagggaacctttttttgtgttccttGGTTATGGAGCATGTGAATACAATTTAGAGGAGTCTGCATCGGATCGACATTTTGTCGGAACCAGTGCATCGGACAAAGGTTGGCCCACAAACAAGGTAGAAGAAAATAGAGATGCAAGAGGAGAATCCAGCTGGGATAGTGTAAATACACGTGTATATAATCAGTTAGGTGGGTTGAACACAAATTACATAAGAAATTATGGAGAAATCTATCGACTGTTTTGGTCTGTCTATCTTCATGGTGGATTCATGCACATAATATTTAATGTGATATGTCAGATACAGATTCTTTGGATTATTGAACCTGATTGGGGATTCATACGAACTCTGATTCTTTTCTTTACTTCCGGAGTTACAGGGAATTTACTCTCTGCTGTTTGTGATCCATGTGGTGTCACCATCGGCTCTTCTGGTGCATTGTATGGTTTGATAGGAGCTCTCTTTACTTACTATATTGAATACTGGAAAACCATTCCTAGACCCTGTTGTGTCGtaatttttatgcttatagTAACCATTTTTGGTATTTTTATTGGTATGTTTGGATATACAGATAATTACGCTCACATGGGTGGTTGTCTAGGGGGGATACTCTATGGCTTTGCTACCATCACTACTGTCTCTGCAGCGGATAAATGCACACTAGGGGAACGTATGTTAACATCTGCACCCTTTTCATGGTTTTTATCTGATGAAACGAAGGAGTTGATTAATGCCAAAGctagggaaaagaaaatacgaGGAGATAACTACCGAAAGAAACAAATCGCTAACAAGGTCCATAAGAATGACGCTCTCCATGTGATGATGTCTCTCATGAAGAATCGAATAAATGAGGAAGGTAGACCTCCATGTAAAATGAAACTACGCGAATGGATCGTCCGAATCACTGCAGCCTCTGCACTCATCATCCTATGGATCGTTCTCTTCGTCTACCTACTCAATGAGACCGCCTACAAGTCCTACACCCCCATGGGGCAGATCAAATTTACTGGTGTCCACACTTGCTTCTGCTGCGAGGTCAACAAGGACAAGTTCCCCTTTATCAGTGCAGAGAAGTTTTACTGGTGCTTCACCAACGAGGAGGCTACCAAGTACTACTGCGGCAAGTGA
- a CDS encoding hypothetical protein (putative): MKRYANEFKLEKYKLYLEAENLFYVLLDTHDIEAMHNLIKKFPFHVDTLLVLSEYYNENNNFEVANKFTKLALLLLQHIFHIDFHPNNLNKRRNIYVNPYLYDNKALFKALYMHMVSLENEACTITSLEVAKLLCKIDLQYDLCSILLRIDSLILKCTLFDFLIYFSFNFVIQNVHCEGCKGCKVCEDGEAQTAGNALQSKLLFDNFEIRLHFILPNFAFSLPLSMYLKNNNFVDHQEIRVVSVDDLVSAFTYEECRFLSPHFSIRFNCHRDGERGGHDRLGQSDNAEDDLGSAERDQSNPPKVSTKEQKKKQPSLSFSAHVTLLRALLCFPSFLHTFLNYNNFKTTKVVKKTIYETSFKDILASPPFSSASLFPPEEYETVQKIIRCYLEKNNIYYKSEKIITWFHVCSSFLHELYKDPSAAQALDKARAQWHAKVPLLDKNKYKDVRVGEFKSSNYLLPDFMMEKNRTYSPHTPGTSSNYYVSLNSNLIIAFFQSLLPWYQVDYYGYQND; the protein is encoded by the exons ATGAAAAGATATGCAAACGAAttcaaattggaaaaatataagctATATTTGGAAgcagaaaatttattttatgtccTGTTAGATACTCATGATATAGAAGCAATGcacaatttaataaaaaaatttccattccATGTCGACACGTTATTAGTCCTGTCTGAATATTACAATGAGAACAACAATTTTGAAGTGGCCAATAAATTTACCAAGTTGGCTCTTCTCCTTTTacaacatatttttcatatcgATTTCCATCCCAATAACTTAAACAAACGTAGAAATATTTACGTGAATCCTTACCTGTATGATAACAAAGCTTTGTTTAAAGCACTTTACATGCATATGGTCTCTTTAGAGAATGAAGCATGTACGATCACCTCACTTGAAGTAGCCAAACTTTTATGCAAAATTGACTTGCAGTATGATTTGTGTAGCATCCTCCTTCGAATAGACAGCTTGATTTTAAAATGCACTTTATTTGACtttcttatttatttctctttcaattttgtgaTACAAAATGTACA CTGCGAAGGATGCAAAGGCTGCAAAGTCTGCGAAGACGGCGAAGCGCAGACAGCCGGAAACGCCCTGCAGAGCAAGCTCCTCTTCGACAACTTCGAAATAAGGTTGCACTTCATCCTCCCCAACTTCGCCTTCTCCCTGCCACTAAGCATGTACCTGAAAAACAACAACTTTGTGGACCATCAGGAAATTCGAGTGGTCAGTGTAGACGACCTGGTGAGTGCCTTCACATATGAGGAGTGTCGATTTCTGAGTCCCCATTTCTCCATTCGTTTTAACTGCCACAGGGATGGCGAAAGAGGCGGACACGACCGACTTGGCCAAAGTGACAATGCAGAGGATGACCTCGGTAGTGCTGAGCGTGATCAGAGCAACCCCCCCAAAGTTAGCACCAAagaacagaagaagaaacaaccCTCCCTCTCCTTTTCGGCACATGTAACTCTCCTAAGAGCACTCCTATGCTTCCCCAGCTTCCTGCACACATTTCTTAATTACAACAACTTCAAAACGACCAAGGTGGTGAAGAAAACCATTTACGAGACATCCTTTAAGGATATCCTGGCTAGTCCTCCATTTTCCTCCGCTAGTTTATTTCCCCCGGAAGAGTATGAAActgtacaaaaaataatacgtTGTTACTTAGAGAAGAACAACATATATTACAAATCGGAGAAGATTATCACGTGGTTCCACGTGTGCAGTTCTTTTCTGCACGAGCTGTACAAGGACCCCTCAG CGGCCCAAGCCCTGGACAAAGCGCGCGCACAGTGGCACGCCAAGGTCCCCCTCCTGGACAAAAACAAGTACAAGGACGTCCGGGTCGGAGAATTCAAGTCAAGCAATTACCTCCTACCCGATTtcatgatggaaaaaaacagaacCTACTCTCCCCACACACCTGGAACTTCTTCCAATTATTACGTCTCCTTGAATAGCAATTTAATTATAGCCTTTTTCCAGAGTCTACTCCCCTGGTACCAAGTGGATTATTATGGTTACCAAAACGACTGA